In Hyphomicrobium denitrificans 1NES1, one DNA window encodes the following:
- a CDS encoding MerR family transcriptional regulator, whose translation MAPEFVTIGELGKLTETKIETIRYYERIGLLPPPARTSSNYRVYSDDQVGRLSFVRRARDLGFTIDEVRELLSLSDQKNRSCGAVDAIARQHLSDVDRKIADLTALRRELDSIIGQCSCGTIAECRIIEALSPV comes from the coding sequence ATGGCTCCAGAGTTTGTGACGATCGGTGAGCTCGGCAAGCTCACAGAGACGAAAATCGAGACGATCCGCTACTATGAGCGGATCGGCCTCCTACCGCCGCCGGCGCGCACAAGCAGCAATTACCGCGTCTATTCCGACGATCAGGTCGGACGACTGAGCTTTGTCCGCCGGGCCAGGGATCTGGGTTTCACGATCGATGAAGTCCGTGAGCTCCTGAGCCTTTCAGACCAGAAAAATCGATCCTGCGGGGCAGTGGATGCGATCGCCCGTCAGCACCTTTCCGACGTTGATCGCAAGATCGCTGACCTGACAGCATTGCGGAGAGAGCTCGACAGCATCATCGGCCAGTGTAGTTGCGGCACCATCGCCGAATGCCGGATCATTGAGGCACTCTCGCCTGTATAG
- a CDS encoding heavy metal translocating P-type ATPase — MLAEPEIVGDPLKMRVEGMDCGSCALKIENALKRLPGVSDIAMTYATETLVFRLDKDRTKRAVVEDKIRALGFTPLPAAGTRMLRSEQASDADDGRDRLWWRTRKGVFVLGTGALLAIAYAISIAVPSASYWAYLGAAIVGLVPIARRAVTGALSGTPFGIETLMTVAGIGAVSIGAAEEAAVVVFLFAVGEVLESIAAGRARAGIKALMNLVPRTALVEQASETREIPAEKLAVGDIALVRPGDRIPSDGEIIEGNSDIDEAPVTGESVPIAKAAGDAVFAGSINTSSSLRVRISRTAADNTIARIIHLVEEAQGSKAPTARFIDRFAAYYTPAAMVVSALIILAPPLLFAAEWSTWIYRGLATLLIACPCALVISTPAAIASGLAAGARRGLLIKGGAALETLGRVVTVAFDKTGTLTVGRPEITDIVAVDGEEAELLAKAAAVERGSSHPLGLAIISAAEKKGLSIPQAFGGSTAVPGKAVTARLKSGFVSVGSPRYAAEVVSIPVTIDSRIDALEAEGKTVVVVLASKRIAGLIALRDEPRRDAAQAVTALKRIGVRVLILTGDNERTGNAIADGLGLEAKTELLPDAKLAEIAALKERGPVAMIGDGINDAPALAAASVGIAMGGGTDVALETADVALLKDRVGGVVELIRLSKATLSNIWQNIALALCLKGVFLATTLFGVTSLWMAILADTGATVLVTANALRLLRFHSEASAGS, encoded by the coding sequence ATGCTTGCGGAACCGGAAATCGTTGGGGATCCGCTCAAGATGCGCGTCGAGGGCATGGACTGCGGCAGTTGCGCCCTGAAGATCGAGAACGCGTTAAAGCGCCTTCCCGGGGTCAGCGACATCGCTATGACCTACGCTACCGAAACCCTGGTGTTCCGTCTCGACAAAGATCGCACCAAGCGCGCCGTTGTCGAGGATAAGATCCGAGCGCTCGGCTTCACGCCACTGCCAGCGGCCGGGACCAGGATGCTTCGCTCGGAGCAAGCGAGCGACGCAGACGATGGTAGGGATCGGCTCTGGTGGCGCACGCGCAAAGGCGTGTTTGTCCTCGGCACGGGGGCACTCCTCGCGATTGCCTATGCAATCTCCATCGCGGTTCCCAGCGCTTCCTATTGGGCTTATCTCGGCGCGGCCATTGTTGGGCTTGTCCCGATCGCGCGCCGGGCGGTCACCGGCGCCTTGTCGGGCACGCCCTTTGGCATCGAGACTTTGATGACCGTTGCAGGGATCGGCGCCGTCTCGATCGGCGCGGCCGAGGAAGCAGCAGTGGTCGTTTTCCTGTTCGCTGTCGGCGAGGTTCTTGAAAGCATCGCCGCAGGCCGGGCTCGGGCTGGCATCAAGGCATTGATGAACTTGGTGCCTCGTACGGCGCTCGTCGAACAGGCAAGCGAGACGCGCGAGATACCTGCCGAAAAGCTCGCTGTCGGCGACATCGCCCTCGTCCGTCCCGGTGATCGCATTCCGTCCGACGGCGAGATCATCGAAGGGAATTCCGACATCGACGAGGCGCCGGTGACTGGAGAATCGGTCCCCATCGCCAAGGCGGCCGGCGATGCCGTGTTTGCTGGCAGCATTAACACCAGCAGCAGCCTTCGCGTCCGTATCTCACGAACGGCCGCTGACAACACGATCGCACGCATCATCCATCTGGTCGAGGAGGCGCAGGGTTCGAAGGCCCCCACCGCGCGGTTCATCGATCGTTTTGCGGCTTATTACACGCCGGCGGCCATGGTGGTCTCGGCTCTCATCATCCTGGCGCCACCGCTACTGTTTGCGGCTGAATGGTCGACCTGGATTTACCGTGGGCTCGCGACGCTGCTCATTGCCTGCCCGTGCGCGCTCGTCATCTCAACGCCGGCAGCAATTGCCTCCGGTCTCGCGGCGGGCGCCCGGCGCGGCCTGCTGATCAAGGGCGGGGCCGCGCTCGAAACTCTCGGAAGGGTCGTGACGGTCGCCTTTGACAAGACCGGCACCCTAACCGTCGGCAGACCGGAAATCACCGACATCGTCGCGGTCGATGGGGAAGAGGCGGAGCTTCTCGCGAAGGCTGCGGCTGTGGAGCGCGGTTCCAGTCATCCGCTCGGGCTCGCCATCATCTCGGCGGCGGAAAAGAAAGGCCTTTCCATCCCACAGGCTTTCGGTGGTAGCACAGCGGTTCCAGGCAAAGCGGTGACGGCACGGCTAAAGAGTGGATTCGTGTCAGTCGGTTCGCCCCGCTATGCCGCAGAGGTGGTCTCGATTCCGGTCACCATCGACAGCCGCATCGATGCTCTAGAGGCCGAGGGCAAGACCGTCGTTGTCGTGCTCGCTTCCAAGCGCATTGCCGGCCTGATTGCGCTGAGGGACGAGCCGCGCCGAGACGCCGCCCAAGCCGTGACCGCGCTCAAGAGGATCGGCGTCCGCGTGCTGATCCTGACCGGCGACAATGAGCGCACAGGAAACGCGATCGCTGATGGACTTGGTCTTGAGGCCAAGACCGAGCTGCTACCTGACGCGAAGCTCGCCGAGATTGCCGCGCTAAAAGAACGCGGTCCGGTCGCCATGATCGGTGACGGTATCAACGACGCGCCGGCGCTCGCAGCCGCGTCCGTCGGTATCGCCATGGGCGGCGGCACCGATGTCGCCTTGGAGACGGCCGACGTGGCGTTGCTCAAGGATCGTGTCGGCGGTGTGGTCGAGCTCATCCGGCTATCGAAGGCGACGCTTTCCAACATTTGGCAGAACATCGCGCTGGCGCTTTGCCTCAAGGGTGTTTTCCTCGCGACTACCCTGTTCGGGGTGACGTCGCTCTGGATGGCGATCCTCGCGGATACGGGTGCGACTGTGCTCGTAACGG